A stretch of the Tardiphaga sp. 709 genome encodes the following:
- a CDS encoding class I SAM-dependent methyltransferase, which yields MEDWIDYYDSTHTIYASKLHRDVHFEVIARDIIGYIASQDAVVLDYACGEALSAAKVANACSKLILAEPAPGVRGRLVARFAPNTKIRVRSLEELRNMTAQSIDLAVMNSVAQYMSGPELDDAFAIIKRLLAPGGKLVVGDILQPDVGMATDVMALLKLAREHGFLWDAFVGLVRTALSDYRQLRTKVGLQRYSEAEMLAKLTAAGFRASRAPVNIGHNSSRMTFVAHHAF from the coding sequence ATGGAAGATTGGATCGATTATTACGATTCCACGCATACGATTTATGCGAGCAAGCTGCATCGTGACGTGCATTTTGAGGTCATCGCCCGCGATATCATTGGCTACATCGCCTCTCAGGATGCCGTCGTGCTCGACTATGCCTGCGGCGAAGCACTCTCGGCCGCCAAAGTGGCCAATGCCTGCAGCAAGCTGATCCTGGCAGAGCCCGCGCCTGGCGTTCGCGGCCGGCTGGTCGCCCGCTTCGCGCCCAACACCAAAATTCGGGTCCGGTCGCTGGAAGAGTTGCGCAACATGACGGCGCAGTCGATCGACCTGGCTGTCATGAATTCGGTGGCTCAGTATATGAGCGGCCCCGAACTCGACGATGCCTTCGCAATCATCAAGCGGCTGCTGGCGCCTGGCGGCAAGCTGGTGGTCGGCGACATCCTGCAGCCCGATGTCGGCATGGCGACCGATGTCATGGCGCTGTTGAAGCTCGCCCGGGAACACGGCTTTCTCTGGGATGCTTTCGTCGGCCTCGTGCGCACGGCCCTCTCCGACTATCGCCAGTTGCGCACCAAGGTTGGCCTGCAGCGCTATAGCGAGGCGGAGATGCTGGCCAAGCTGACCGCGGCCGGTTTCCGCGCGTCGCGGGCGCCGGTCAATATCGGCCATAATTCGTCGCGCATGACCTTCGTCGCCCACCACGCATTCTGA
- a CDS encoding transcriptional regulator gives MSRILPHPTREQIELPGVMDCLSDPIRLAIVYNLAKREKEVGELRCGDFYGLSGKSNLAYHFAKLRESGLMETRAVGTARLMKLRREDLESRFPGLLDAVLASAERDAERLQLPVLEFTEA, from the coding sequence ATGAGCCGCATTCTTCCGCATCCCACGCGCGAACAGATCGAATTGCCTGGCGTGATGGATTGCCTGAGCGATCCGATCCGGCTGGCGATCGTCTACAATCTGGCCAAACGCGAGAAAGAGGTCGGTGAATTGCGCTGCGGCGATTTCTACGGCCTCAGTGGCAAGTCCAATCTCGCCTATCATTTTGCGAAACTGCGCGAGTCCGGCCTGATGGAAACGCGCGCGGTTGGGACGGCGAGGTTGATGAAACTGCGCCGCGAAGATCTTGAGAGCAGATTTCCGGGTTTGCTGGATGCGGTGCTCGCATCGGCCGAGCGCGATGCCGAGCGCCTGCAACTGCCGGTGCTGGAATTCACCGAAGCCTGA
- a CDS encoding MFS transporter, whose product MSVFWLAVAAFAIGTEAFVIAGLLPIMAADLNVTLAATGQLVTVYAITYAIGSPILAVLFSNFDRRTVVSLALVCFIVGNLLAAVATTFGILLLSRMLMAVGAGLCMPTAMAVAIAIAAPERRGRAASLVISGLTVATVLGVPLGTWVGSHFGWRSTFVMVAALGAVALAGLLLGLPRGLPRTAATLGQRLAVARHPEVLKTLAVTCMWGLGGFTSFTYLAVPLHRLGFDANGISLALLVFGVAAAIGNTLGGAMSDRIGPLRTSTLGLIGMMLSLTLQSVALIFAPPATAGVLFLVFIFTQGIAGWMFYPGQVAHLVRVTPEASVIALSLNASAMYIGFAAGSALGGVVLSTLSSNHLGWIGGCAEAAALALVLAGHLLKRPKPAQIAG is encoded by the coding sequence ATGAGCGTCTTCTGGCTGGCCGTGGCGGCATTTGCGATTGGAACCGAAGCATTTGTAATTGCTGGACTTCTTCCAATCATGGCAGCGGACCTGAATGTCACGTTGGCGGCCACGGGACAATTGGTCACCGTTTACGCCATCACCTATGCCATCGGCTCGCCGATCCTGGCCGTGCTGTTCAGCAATTTTGACCGTCGCACCGTCGTCTCGCTGGCGCTGGTCTGCTTCATCGTCGGAAACCTTTTGGCGGCCGTCGCGACCACATTCGGCATTCTCCTGCTATCGCGCATGCTGATGGCCGTCGGCGCCGGACTGTGCATGCCGACCGCCATGGCCGTCGCAATTGCGATCGCTGCACCGGAACGCCGTGGCCGCGCCGCGTCGCTGGTGATCTCCGGCCTGACGGTGGCGACGGTTCTGGGCGTGCCGCTCGGAACCTGGGTCGGCAGTCATTTTGGCTGGCGGTCGACGTTCGTGATGGTCGCCGCGCTCGGCGCCGTCGCATTGGCCGGGCTGCTGCTGGGATTGCCCCGCGGTTTGCCACGCACTGCTGCCACACTCGGTCAGAGGCTTGCCGTCGCGCGCCATCCCGAAGTGCTGAAAACCCTTGCTGTGACCTGCATGTGGGGCCTCGGAGGCTTTACCTCATTCACCTATCTGGCTGTGCCGCTGCACCGACTTGGCTTTGACGCCAACGGAATCAGTCTGGCACTGCTGGTCTTCGGCGTCGCCGCGGCCATCGGAAACACCCTGGGCGGCGCGATGTCCGACCGTATCGGGCCGCTCCGAACCTCGACGCTGGGCCTGATCGGCATGATGCTGTCACTGACGCTGCAATCGGTGGCCCTGATATTCGCGCCGCCCGCCACTGCGGGTGTGCTGTTTCTGGTCTTCATTTTTACCCAGGGCATTGCCGGCTGGATGTTCTATCCCGGACAGGTCGCGCATCTCGTGCGCGTCACGCCGGAAGCCTCGGTCATCGCGCTCTCGCTGAACGCCTCCGCCATGTATATCGGCTTTGCCGCCGGCAGCGCGTTGGGCGGCGTGGTGCTGTCGACCTTGAGCTCCAACCACCTCGGCTGGATCGGCGGCTGCGCCGAGGCGGCAGCCCTCGCGCTCGTCCTCGCCGGACACCTTCTGAAGCGCCCGAAACCGGCCCAAATTGCCGGTTGA
- the carB gene encoding carbamoyl-phosphate synthase large subunit — MPKRTDISTILIIGAGPIVIGQACEFDYSGTQAVKTLKEEGYRIVLVNSNPATIMTDPELADATYIEPITPEIVAKIIEKERGDRSKGFALLPTMGGQTALNCALSLRQQGTLEKFDVEMIGATAEAIDKAEDRQLFREAMTKIGLETPKSRLANASALKKQYREQHQAEKAKLTGDALAEHERQWVLHEGDRRKRYQEHALGQALMALSEIGLPAIIRPSFTMGGTGGGIAYNREEFLDIIERGLDASPTNEVLIEESVLGWKEYEMEVVRDKKDNCIIICSIENLDPMGVHTGDSITVAPALTLTDKEYQIMRDASLAVLREIGVETGGSNVQFGVNPADGRMVVIEMNPRVSRSSALASKATGFPIAKVAAKLAVGYTLDEIANDITGGATPASFEPTIDYVVTKIPRFAFEKFPGASRTLTTSMKSVGEVMAIGRTFQESLQKALRGLETGLTGLDEIEIEDLGRGDDKNAIRAALGTPTPDRLLQVGQAMRLGWTDEEIFNSCKIDPWFLAEMRGIVEMEAKVKANGLPANAFGMRTLKAMGFSDARLAVLAGKTEADVKALRRSLDVRPVFKRIDTCAAEFASPTAYMYSTYESSFAGAFADESQPSDKNKVIILGGGPNRIGQGIEFDYCCCHACFALADAGYETIMVNCNPETVSTDYDTADRLYFEPLTAEDVLEIIDTERQNGTLHGVIVQFGGQTPLKLARALEAADVPILGTSPDAIDLAEDRDRFKRILDKLKLKQPKNGIAYSVEQARLVAADLGLPLVVRPSYVLGGRAMQIIREESQLGDYLLGTLPELVPGDVKARYPNDKTGQINTVLGTNPLLFDRYLSDAIEVDVDCLCDGKDTFIVGIMEHIEEAGIHSGDSACSLPPHSLDDDMIAELERQTRDMALGLDVVGLMNVQFAVKDRDIYVLEVNPRASRTVPFVAKVMGMPVAKIAARIMAGEKLADFKLKKRKLDHVGVKESVFPFARFPGVDTVLGPEMRSTGEVMGIDRSFEIAFAKSQLGGGTRVPRSGTVFVSVRESDKTRILDAVKLLSSNGFKVLATSGTQRFLVDNGVPAEKINKVLEGRPHIVDAITNGEIQLVLNTTDGPQALADSRSLRRAALLHKVPYYTTLSGAVAAAQGVRAYLGGDLEVRTLQSYFSEA; from the coding sequence ATGCCAAAACGCACCGACATATCCACCATCCTGATCATCGGCGCCGGTCCTATCGTGATCGGCCAGGCCTGCGAGTTCGACTATTCGGGCACACAAGCCGTCAAGACGCTCAAGGAAGAGGGCTACCGGATCGTTCTGGTCAATTCCAATCCGGCCACCATCATGACGGACCCGGAACTGGCGGACGCGACCTATATCGAGCCGATCACACCCGAGATCGTCGCCAAGATCATTGAGAAGGAGCGCGGTGACCGCTCCAAGGGTTTTGCGCTGCTGCCGACCATGGGCGGCCAGACCGCGCTGAACTGCGCGCTGTCGCTGCGCCAGCAGGGCACGCTGGAGAAGTTCGACGTCGAGATGATCGGCGCCACCGCAGAAGCCATCGACAAGGCGGAAGACCGCCAGCTGTTCCGCGAGGCGATGACGAAGATTGGCCTGGAGACGCCGAAGTCGCGGCTCGCCAACGCATCCGCGCTGAAGAAGCAGTATCGCGAGCAGCACCAGGCCGAAAAAGCCAAGCTGACGGGCGACGCGCTGGCCGAGCACGAGCGCCAGTGGGTGTTGCATGAAGGCGACCGCCGCAAGCGTTATCAGGAGCACGCTCTCGGCCAGGCGCTGATGGCGCTGTCTGAAATTGGTTTGCCCGCGATCATCCGCCCGTCCTTCACCATGGGCGGCACCGGCGGCGGCATTGCCTATAACCGCGAAGAATTCCTCGACATCATCGAGCGCGGCCTCGACGCGTCTCCGACCAACGAAGTGCTGATCGAAGAGTCAGTGCTCGGCTGGAAAGAGTACGAGATGGAAGTCGTCCGCGACAAGAAGGACAACTGCATCATCATCTGCTCGATCGAGAATCTCGATCCGATGGGCGTGCATACCGGTGACTCCATCACCGTCGCGCCGGCGCTGACGTTGACCGACAAGGAATACCAGATCATGCGCGACGCCTCGCTGGCGGTGCTGCGCGAGATCGGCGTCGAGACCGGCGGCTCCAACGTGCAGTTCGGCGTCAATCCTGCCGACGGCCGCATGGTCGTGATCGAAATGAATCCGCGCGTGTCGCGCTCGTCGGCGCTGGCCTCGAAGGCCACCGGCTTCCCGATCGCCAAGGTCGCGGCAAAGCTTGCCGTCGGCTACACACTCGATGAAATCGCCAACGACATCACCGGCGGCGCAACTCCTGCGTCATTCGAGCCGACCATCGACTATGTCGTCACCAAGATTCCCCGCTTCGCCTTCGAGAAATTCCCGGGCGCATCGCGCACGCTGACGACATCGATGAAGTCGGTCGGCGAAGTGATGGCCATCGGCCGTACATTCCAGGAGTCGCTGCAGAAGGCGCTGCGCGGACTTGAAACCGGCCTGACCGGTCTCGACGAAATCGAGATCGAGGATCTCGGCCGCGGCGACGACAAGAACGCGATCCGCGCTGCCCTGGGTACACCGACGCCGGACCGTCTGTTGCAAGTCGGCCAGGCCATGCGTCTGGGCTGGACCGATGAGGAGATTTTCAACTCCTGCAAGATCGATCCGTGGTTCCTCGCCGAGATGCGTGGCATCGTCGAAATGGAAGCCAAGGTGAAGGCCAATGGCCTGCCCGCCAACGCCTTCGGCATGCGGACGCTGAAGGCCATGGGCTTCTCCGACGCGCGCCTCGCCGTGCTCGCCGGCAAGACCGAGGCCGACGTCAAGGCACTGCGCCGCTCGCTCGATGTGCGCCCGGTGTTCAAGCGCATCGACACCTGCGCTGCCGAATTCGCCTCGCCGACCGCTTACATGTATTCGACCTATGAGTCGTCCTTCGCAGGCGCCTTCGCAGACGAGAGTCAGCCATCCGACAAGAACAAGGTCATCATTCTTGGCGGCGGCCCGAACCGTATCGGCCAAGGCATCGAGTTCGACTATTGCTGCTGTCACGCCTGCTTCGCGCTCGCCGACGCCGGCTACGAGACCATCATGGTCAACTGCAATCCGGAAACCGTGTCGACCGACTACGACACGGCGGATCGCCTGTATTTCGAGCCCCTGACTGCCGAAGACGTGCTCGAGATCATCGACACCGAACGTCAGAACGGCACGCTGCATGGCGTGATCGTGCAGTTCGGCGGCCAGACCCCGCTGAAGCTCGCGCGCGCGTTGGAAGCCGCCGACGTGCCGATCCTCGGTACCTCGCCGGATGCCATCGATCTTGCCGAAGATCGCGATCGCTTCAAGCGCATCCTCGACAAGCTCAAGCTGAAGCAGCCAAAGAACGGCATCGCCTATTCGGTCGAACAGGCCCGCCTCGTCGCAGCCGATCTCGGCCTGCCGCTGGTGGTGCGTCCGTCCTATGTGCTCGGCGGTCGCGCGATGCAGATCATTCGCGAGGAAAGCCAGCTCGGCGATTACCTGCTCGGCACGCTGCCAGAGCTGGTGCCCGGCGACGTCAAGGCGCGCTATCCGAACGACAAGACCGGCCAGATCAATACGGTGCTCGGCACCAATCCGCTGCTGTTCGATCGCTATCTGTCGGATGCCATCGAAGTCGACGTCGACTGCCTGTGCGATGGCAAGGATACCTTCATCGTCGGCATCATGGAGCATATCGAGGAAGCCGGCATTCACTCCGGCGACTCGGCCTGCTCGCTGCCGCCGCATTCGCTCGACGACGACATGATCGCCGAACTCGAACGCCAGACCCGCGACATGGCGCTCGGCCTCGACGTGGTCGGACTGATGAACGTGCAGTTCGCGGTCAAGGATCGCGACATCTACGTGCTTGAAGTCAATCCGCGCGCGTCGCGCACCGTGCCTTTCGTTGCCAAGGTGATGGGCATGCCGGTGGCCAAGATCGCCGCGCGTATCATGGCCGGCGAGAAGCTCGCCGACTTCAAACTCAAGAAGCGCAAGCTCGATCATGTCGGCGTCAAGGAATCGGTCTTCCCGTTCGCGCGCTTCCCCGGCGTCGATACGGTGCTCGGCCCGGAGATGCGCTCCACCGGCGAAGTGATGGGTATCGATCGCTCGTTCGAAATCGCCTTCGCCAAGAGCCAGCTCGGCGGCGGCACCCGCGTGCCGCGCAGTGGCACCGTGTTCGTGTCCGTGCGCGAAAGCGACAAGACGCGCATTCTCGATGCCGTGAAGCTGCTCTCGTCGAACGGCTTCAAGGTGCTTGCGACGTCGGGAACCCAGCGCTTCCTGGTCGACAACGGCGTCCCCGCCGAGAAGATCAACAAGGTGCTGGAAGGCCGGCCGCACATCGTCGATGCCATCACCAATGGCGAGATTCAGCTGGTTCTGAACACCACCGACGGGCCGCAGGCCCTGGCCGACAGCCGCTCACTGCGGCGGGCTGCCCTCTTGCATAAAGTACCGTATTACACCACTCTTTCGGGTGCCGTGGCGGCCGCGCAGGGCGTCCGGGCCTATCTGGGCGGGGACCTTGAGGTCCGCACATTGCAGAGTTACTTTTCCGAAGCCTGA
- the greA gene encoding transcription elongation factor GreA, giving the protein MVEKVPMTAGGYAALEVELKERQSVHRPRIIEQIAEARSHGDLSENAEYHAAKEEQSHNEGRISDIEDKLARADIIDISKLSGDTIKFGATVTLIDEDTEKKAVWQIVGEPEADAKKGRISITSPLARALIGKSKGASVEVVAPGGAKAYEITKVEWR; this is encoded by the coding sequence ATGGTTGAGAAGGTCCCGATGACAGCAGGTGGCTACGCTGCGCTGGAGGTCGAGCTGAAGGAACGTCAGTCGGTGCACCGTCCGCGGATCATCGAGCAGATCGCTGAAGCGCGCTCCCATGGCGACCTCTCGGAAAATGCCGAGTATCACGCCGCCAAGGAAGAGCAGTCGCATAATGAAGGCCGCATCAGCGATATCGAAGACAAGCTCGCCCGCGCCGATATCATTGATATCTCGAAGCTGTCCGGCGACACCATCAAGTTCGGCGCGACCGTGACGCTGATCGATGAGGACACCGAGAAGAAGGCGGTCTGGCAGATCGTCGGCGAGCCCGAGGCTGATGCCAAGAAAGGTCGTATCTCGATTACCTCGCCACTGGCGCGTGCGCTGATCGGCAAGAGCAAGGGCGCATCGGTCGAAGTCGTCGCTCCCGGCGGGGCCAAGGCGTATGAGATCACAAAGGTCGAGTGGCGCTGA
- a CDS encoding DoxX family protein, translating to MDQAFAKFQPAALSLFRFITGLLLLQYGIAKIFKFPVLPYFANIPPLIQVAAWLELVGGALLLLGLFTRPVAFILAGEMAFAYFLGHMFKGADPVFLPLLNGGTAAILFCFSCLYLATSGGGPISLDAIMRKKS from the coding sequence ATGGACCAAGCCTTCGCTAAATTTCAGCCTGCTGCACTAAGCCTTTTCCGCTTCATCACCGGCCTGCTGCTGCTGCAGTATGGCATCGCCAAGATCTTCAAATTTCCGGTTCTGCCCTATTTCGCGAATATTCCGCCGTTGATCCAGGTCGCGGCATGGCTTGAGCTCGTCGGCGGTGCGCTGCTGCTGCTCGGCCTGTTCACGCGCCCGGTTGCGTTCATCCTCGCCGGTGAAATGGCTTTCGCTTACTTCCTCGGCCACATGTTTAAAGGCGCGGATCCAGTTTTCCTGCCGCTGCTGAACGGCGGCACCGCTGCCATCCTGTTCTGCTTCTCCTGCCTCTATCTTGCGACGTCAGGCGGAGGCCCGATCAGCCTCGACGCGATAATGCGCAAGAAGAGCTAA
- a CDS encoding Lrp/AsnC family transcriptional regulator, which yields MPKSLDDIDLKILSEIQADGRITNVELAKRVGISPPPCLRRVRTLEEAGYIQGYRGLLDPRLLGFDVTVFASVHLSSQADADLKAFEDFVRKEPLVRECWMLSGEIDFILKCVAPDMATFQDFVGHLTAAPHVRNVRTSLVLQNSKYAAAVPLELKTAD from the coding sequence GTGCCGAAAAGCCTAGACGACATCGACCTCAAAATTCTCAGCGAAATCCAGGCCGACGGCCGAATCACCAATGTGGAACTTGCCAAGCGCGTTGGCATCTCGCCGCCGCCTTGCCTGCGCCGGGTCCGGACCCTGGAAGAGGCCGGGTACATCCAGGGCTACCGCGGGTTGCTGGATCCCCGATTGCTCGGTTTCGACGTTACGGTGTTCGCCTCGGTCCACCTGTCGAGCCAGGCCGATGCCGATCTCAAGGCGTTCGAGGATTTCGTCCGCAAGGAGCCGTTGGTGCGGGAATGCTGGATGCTGTCGGGCGAGATCGACTTCATCCTGAAATGTGTGGCGCCTGATATGGCGACTTTTCAGGATTTCGTCGGTCATCTCACGGCTGCACCGCATGTCCGCAACGTCCGCACGTCCTTGGTCTTGCAGAACTCGAAATACGCTGCCGCGGTGCCGCTGGAATTGAAGACCGCGGACTAG
- the trxB gene encoding thioredoxin-disulfide reductase — translation MAAPIHAKVVIIGSGPAGYTAAIYAARAMLEPVLIQGIQPGGQLTITTDVENYPGFADVIQGPWLMEQMEKQAHHVGTKIVTDLVSDMDLSQRPFRLTCDSGDVYLAETVILATGAQARWLGIPSEEKFQGGGVSACATCDGFFYRNKEVIVVGGGNTAVEEALFLTNFASQVTIVHRRDHFRAERILQERLFKHPKIKVVWDSALDEICGTEGPAKVTHVRLKNVKTGAITQVPADGVFIAIGHAPATELIKGQIKLKPSGYVEVAPNSTATSMPGVFAAGDVADETYRQAVTAAGMGCMAALEAERYLAAHAHDRAAAE, via the coding sequence ATGGCCGCCCCCATCCATGCCAAAGTCGTCATCATCGGCTCAGGCCCGGCTGGCTACACTGCCGCTATCTACGCCGCACGCGCGATGCTCGAGCCCGTCCTGATCCAGGGGATCCAGCCCGGCGGCCAGCTCACCATCACCACGGATGTCGAAAACTATCCGGGCTTCGCCGACGTCATCCAGGGTCCCTGGCTGATGGAGCAGATGGAGAAACAGGCGCATCATGTCGGCACCAAGATCGTCACCGATCTGGTCAGTGACATGGATCTGAGCCAGCGTCCGTTCCGCCTGACCTGCGACAGCGGCGATGTCTATCTCGCCGAAACCGTGATCCTGGCCACCGGCGCGCAGGCGCGCTGGCTCGGCATCCCGTCGGAAGAGAAATTCCAGGGCGGCGGCGTATCCGCCTGCGCCACCTGCGACGGATTCTTCTATCGCAACAAGGAAGTGATCGTGGTCGGCGGCGGCAACACGGCCGTCGAGGAAGCTTTGTTCCTGACCAATTTCGCCTCGCAGGTCACCATCGTGCATCGCCGCGACCATTTCCGTGCCGAACGCATCCTGCAGGAGCGATTGTTCAAGCACCCGAAGATCAAGGTGGTCTGGGACTCGGCGCTCGACGAGATCTGCGGCACCGAAGGCCCGGCCAAGGTCACCCATGTTCGCCTGAAGAACGTCAAGACCGGCGCCATCACCCAGGTGCCAGCCGACGGCGTCTTCATTGCCATCGGCCACGCGCCCGCGACCGAACTCATCAAGGGCCAGATCAAGCTGAAGCCCTCGGGCTATGTCGAAGTGGCTCCGAATTCCACCGCAACCTCGATGCCCGGCGTCTTCGCCGCCGGCGACGTGGCGGACGAAACCTATCGGCAGGCGGTCACCGCCGCGGGCATGGGCTGCATGGCCGCCCTCGAAGCTGAGCGCTATCTCGCCGCGCATGCTCATGACCGCGCAGCGGCCGAATGA